The genomic DNA CTGATACATCATGGAAGCTTACAGCAATTTCGGGTGAAAAAATAACGCCAAAAATGATGAACGGACAAGAGGTAGGAGTAATAACTCTTGATATAACAGCTGATAAAATAAGCGGAAGTGCAGGAGTAAACAGATATTTCGGGACTTATACACTAAATGGCAAGAATATTACGTTAAGCGGAATGGGAAGTACAAGAATGATGGGGCCTCAGGATTTGATGGAAAAAGAATCTAAATATCTGTCAGCGCTTGGCAATGTAACAGGTTTCGAATTCAAGGATAATAATACTCTGGTATTAAAAGCAGGAGCAGATACACTGACTTTTACTAAAGTAAAATAAAAAAATATATATAAAAAATCAATCGTTTCGGCGGTTGATTTTTTTATGCAAAAAGAACCTGAGCCTCAGGTTCTTTAAATCTTTCACAGTTTTTTTCAAACTGCTTTATTTATATTTCAATATTTTTATTTTAATACAATTTCTGTATGATTAGCGATGAAAAATATCAGTTTTTTTCTAAGCTCCAAATATGTTTATCTGCACGAAAGGGCAGGCAAGATAGCATACCGAAAACACCAATTATAAAAAACAACATTGCAGCTCCGGAGCCTTTTTCTGCCCCGAATAAAGAAACCCAGAGATTTCCTTCTGCTTGTGCCGACATAAACGGCTCGAATACATAATCAACTAAAAATCCGCCGCATAGATATCCAAGAGGAATTGTAAAAAATTGGAGTGTATTCCTTGCGGAGTAAACACGTCCCTGCATTTCAATCGGAATTTTCATACGAAAAAGGACATCCATATTTGCACTCATAAAAGGGATAAATATCCAGCCGAGAAAGGCACCTATACTCCATATAAGCGTGCTGTTTCCAAAAGCAAGAATAAAATTTTCCGTACTCATTGAAAAAAGCAGGGAATTACATATTACCCGAACTCTGCTTTTCGGCGATGGTAAGACAGTAACTAAAATACTGCCGCTCATTGTTGCAATCCCGGTACATGCGTTAACAATACCAAGCGCCATTTCCCCGCCATTGGCACGAGATAGTATCATAGCCGGTAATGCTGCATTAAAGATGGAGGCAGTAAAGTTTATTACGGCTAAAAAAAGAATTAGATTAAGAATTCCGCGGTTATTTTTGAGATAATACAGACCGCTTTTGGCAGACTGCCATACAGTTTCTTTTTTTATAATACTGTGTTTCTTTACTTTAGGGATTTTTATAAAAAACAGCAATGATACGAATGCCAGTGAAAATGTAATTAAGTCTGCTAAAATTACAACCTTAATACTTGTAAAAGAAAGTAAAGCTGTAGCCGCTACAGGTGTTAATATAGTAACCAGCGAGTTAGAAAAGGATCTCATACCGCTGACCTTCTGATAATGTTTTTTTGGTGTTAATAAACTTACAGCTACATCTGATGCAGGTTGCTGGACTGTATTCATTAGTCCGTTCAATGTATTAATCAGGTAAAGATGCCAGATTTGCAGATTATCAGTCATTAACAGAATGAGCAGCAAAATACTGCAAAGTGCCGCAAAACTGTCACTGACCAGCATTGTTATTTTTTTGTTCCATCTGTCACTAAGAGCTCCGGCAAAAATGCTTAATAAAACATAAGGTGCATAAGAGCAGATTGCTAAAAGTGCAGTAGTCAATGCAGAGCCTTGCTGTTGATATGACCAGATTACCACTGCGAAATTGGTCATTGCACTGCCAAGTGAAGATAGTGCTTGTGTAATCCATAAAATAATGAATGAATGAAGTTCTAAAATAGTTGTCTTAATATTTTTTATCATGGTTTTGCTCCTTTAATAGAATTTGAAAAAATTATTTTAAAGTGCAAAATCCAAGGGACGAATAAATTTCACTCCATGCAGTTTCGTCCGGTTTAGACCTTGCACGGAGCTTTATCAATACAGAGTTTCATTATTTATCTCCTTTAATATTTTTGTTAATCGCAGCATTTGCAACAAATAAAACGATTTACAACTAATCTTACTATAGAATGAATATGAAATCAACCTTTTACTAATTTATGAATCTTCAAATATGATATTGCTGATTTTATATGGAAATAGTCAGCAAAAGGCTGTATTGCAGAAAAGTTTATTTTTCTCAAGCAGCCTTTTATAATATTTTTGATTTTACTGTTCCAGTAATTTTAAATCAACAATAACCGGTATATGGTCACTGACCGTTTTCCAGTCTGTATCTTTTTCAGTTCCTGTATTAGGTACATATACTTTTTCTACTTTCCAGACCTGTGCATTATTTAGAAAGATCTGATCAATAGCTACTTCAGGATTAACAGCAGGCCATGTTCTGTGATCAGTTTTTCCATCAAATACTGTAGTCCAGTATCTTTCCATTTCTCTGCCGATTACTGAATTCAGCGTATCATTAAAATCACCGGCAAGTATCTTTATTCCTCTCATATCAAGAGTAACCTCATTAATAGTTCTTACCTGCTGTAATCTGATATTAGGGTCTTCATGCCAGTCTAAGTGAGTATTTATAAAGGTTACAGGCACTTCAAATCCCGGTACATCTACTTTAGTTACCAAAGCAATTCTTGGTTCTTCTTCTTTCTTGGTATCAGTATTAGTATACGGAAGCTTGATAATTTCATTGCTTACAATGGGATGCTTTGATAATACGGCTATTCCGTATTCTCCGCCCTGAAAATCAATAGTTTTGCCATATACATAATTATACCCTGTTAATTCCGAAAGAACCTTGATTTGATCAGTTCTACCGCTTCTTTCAGTATTTCTGTCCACTTCCTGAATAGCAATAATATCGGGATTGATTTTCTTGATGGTTTCGGCGGTCAGCTTTAAATCTACTTTAAAATTATTGGCTCCTGCAGCAATATTATATGTTGCGACTCTGATTTTCGGATTGGAATTTGTTATAACTTTGTTGTATAATACTTTTTCTTCTCCATAAATAAAACATGATAAAATTAAAATTAATGAAATAAATAATTTTTTCATATAAATACCTCCTGATATTTTATTTTATATACTTAAAATTATAGTATCAAAAGTAATAAGAAAGCTAAAAATATTTATAATAGCAGATATGACAGTATGTTCTTGAAAAGAAAGCTTAATTTATAAGTATTCTAGCACAGAGTGAAAGAATTGTACAGCATATGTCTTAGAATCTGATAATCTTCTGTTTGGATAGTGTAATATAAAAAGGCGGAGAAAATTCCGCCTTCATTTATCTTACTTATCGATATTTACGTCATCAAATTCAGGGGACTCAAATTTTTTAACTACATATGAGCATACCGGCTTGATCTTAAATTTATTTTCTCTTGCATAAATAACTGCTGTATTTAGCAGCTTTCCGGCAATTCCCTGATTTCTGAGCTTGTCTGAAACATAAGTGTGGTCAAAAATTAAAATATCTCCGTTTTTCTTATATGTCAATTCAGCCAGAGTCTCCTTTTCATCATCGTCAAATATGAAAAAGCCCTTATTTTCAAGATGTTTTATTCTAGTCATATAAACTCTCCGCCTTTCTGTTTTTTATATCCATACTTTAAATTCTTTTTTTATTTTTTTCAGGGAATTCTGATCAGGTATAAAATACCATACACCTTTCATCATTTTTCCGTCACCTTCCAGCTCGAATGTTTCATAATTGCTTCCGTGAATTGCTATGGCAGGAAGCATTGATATAAATCTGAGCGGGTTAAAGCGTATTTCCATGTGTTCTTTACAATAGGCCAAAATACTGGGTATTTTTGAGAAACCTGAAGGGGAAATTACTTTTGCCTGTAATCCTGAGAAAATTTGTTTTTGTCTGTCGCCTCTTTTATAATCACTGTCTGTTTTTCTGTGTCTTGCATATGCTAAAGCACGCTCTCCTTCGATATTGTATGCTTTTCCTTTTACAAAACTCTGTCCGTCCTGTGTAAAAGTATGGTTTGATATTATATCAACCCCGCCTACAAGAGTAGTTATATTAATAACATCCTCGAATCTAAGCAGTACATGATACTGAATCTTTGTGTTAAGCATGTTCTCAAGTGCTCTTACACTACATGCAGAACCTCCGAAAGCAAGTGCATGTGTAATTTTGTCTGTTTTTCCGTTTTTCTCACAGTCTATCGGTGTATATGAATCTCTCGGGATAGAAACTATTTTTATTTTAGCAAGAAGCGGATTAACGTTAATAAGCATAATAGAATCAGAACGCGATCCTTTCAGAGGCTGCCACGGACGTGCATCACTTCCGAGTATAACTATATTGAAAGGTTTTAGAAACCATAAAACTACTAAAGCTAAAATGATAGAAATTATAAATTTTTTCATATGTTTTCTCCTGTATAATTTAGATTATTTAAAAATTCCAAAACTTTTCTTCTTAACTCCGATAAATTTCCGTTATTTTCGATAATATAATCGCTTTTTTTTCTTTTCTCATCAAGGGACATCTGGGAGTTTATTATGTTTTCAGCATCAGTTCTGTTTGTGTTATCCCGCTTTATAATACGTTCTGTCTGTTTTTCCCTGCTGGCAGCAACAAGCAGAATCTTATCCGCGAGATATTCCAGATTTACCTCAAATAACAGAGGAATTACCACTACAATAAGCTTTTTCTTCATATCCTTCAATTCTTTGATTTTTTCCTTTGATATTTTGATTATGGCGGGGTGCATAATGCTGTCAAGCCTATCTACTTTTTCCCTGCTGTCAAATACCGCATTGCGTAATTTTTTTCTGTCTATACCGCCATTGTTCAGAATATCAGTACCAAATTCTTTGGTCAGCATTTCTATGATTTCCGGGAGTTTTATCACTTCTCTGGAAATAATATCCATGTCTATAATATCAAAGCCCATTTCCTGGAGTATATTACTTACGGCTGTCTTACCTGTAGCAATACCTCCGGTTATTCCTAAGACCATATCGTGCTCCTTTCTCAGAGTACCTACATTTTATAATTTTTTCATGTTTAATGCAATATAAAAAAGAGAAAGATTTGCTGACAATTTTATAAAAGATATATATACTGATGAAATTGTAAAATAATTGTTTTCATATGATATAATAAGTTAAATTAAGTATAATAAATTATCATTTTTTGAAAATAAACTTATATGTGCTTATCATAAATATTAATGTTCAACATAATAATTAATATTTACCGCTGTCAAAACCAACCATATTTTCATTTTATAGATTGATCACAAAATTTTTTTCAGAAACAGCATTTATAAATATTTATACGTATTTATAAATTATCAGACAAATTTTACATTTCTTAAAGTGAAAGAATTTTCAAAATTTTTTTTGAAAAGTTGAAAATTGATGACAGATACTTTTCAGGATATTATTTAGTAGGTGATATAGATGTATATTAATAATCGATTATTAGAAATTGTTGACTTTCTTAAAGAAAACAAAGATACCACCATAAGGGAAACAGCAGAACATCTGAACATTCTTGAACAGGCTGTGAGGTATGAAATAAATAAGCTGGACTTCATACTTGAGCTTAATAATATGCCGCTTCTCGTAAAAAATAAAAACGGAGGGCTGGGTATAGAAGATTCTCTTGATTTAGAAAGGCTCAGGGGGATTTTAGACGGGATGAATAAGGATTCAAAGGAGGAGAGACAGAGCTTTTTAAAAGCAAAATTATTTTTTGAGAAAAAGATAAATATAACAAAGTTATCTAAAAGTCTGGGTGTAAGCAGAACAACCGTAAAAAGTGATATTCTGGAATTTGCCCGGGAAATGGAAAAATATGATTTACAGCTTGAAAATAATCAGCTGCACGGAGATGAAGGCAAGATAAGAAATCTGATTTTCAGGGAATTTTTCAGAGAGATAAGTGAGCTTTATTATCAGGATTTTTCAAATGATAAAAAAATACCTGCAGAAAATATTTTTTTTGAATATCTTACAGAAGCAGATATAAAGGCGGTAAAAAAATTCATAAGGGAAATATCAAGAGATCTGAAAAACAAAGATAATAATTTTTATGAATACTTCTTTTCCTATATGGTGATTTCATATTTAAGAATAAAGCAGAAAAAAACAATTACAAATGTGGAAAATAAAAAATTTCTTCAAAGTATAGAAGAATATAAAATGATATCAAAGGATATCGGACCGCTGGAAGAAAGTCTCGGAGTAAAATACGGGAAAAATGAAAAGATGATTCTGGCAGATTATATGCTGGGATTTCATTCATATGCATATAATACTCTTATCTTTGATAAATGGCTGGAAATAGAGCTTTTAGTAAAAGAGCTTATAAAAAATGTGAGCAGCCGGACAAATACGGATATTTTATCTGATGACGAGCTTCTGGAGGGACTGCTGAATCACATAAAACCAGCGATATACAGAATGAAAAACAGTATTTTTACAGAGGAAGATATTTATTTTGATGAAGTGAAGGAATATAAGGAACTGCTGGAAATAGTGGGAGAATCGTTAAAACCATTGGCGGAGCTCATAGGAAGCGGTTTTTCAAATTCTGAAAAAGCATTATTTACTTTGCATTTTCTGGCTTCTATTGAAAGAAACACAAAGAAAACTGTTAAGAA from Sebaldella termitidis ATCC 33386 includes the following:
- a CDS encoding META domain-containing protein; translated protein: MKKFFLAAISVFFLFSCSNTTTLQNNGATGTGTTVKQKDIADTSWKLTAISGEKITPKMMNGQEVGVITLDITADKISGSAGVNRYFGTYTLNGKNITLSGMGSTRMMGPQDLMEKESKYLSALGNVTGFEFKDNNTLVLKAGADTLTFTKVK
- a CDS encoding LCP family protein yields the protein MKKFIISIILALVVLWFLKPFNIVILGSDARPWQPLKGSRSDSIMLINVNPLLAKIKIVSIPRDSYTPIDCEKNGKTDKITHALAFGGSACSVRALENMLNTKIQYHVLLRFEDVINITTLVGGVDIISNHTFTQDGQSFVKGKAYNIEGERALAYARHRKTDSDYKRGDRQKQIFSGLQAKVISPSGFSKIPSILAYCKEHMEIRFNPLRFISMLPAIAIHGSNYETFELEGDGKMMKGVWYFIPDQNSLKKIKKEFKVWI
- a CDS encoding MFS transporter — encoded protein: MIKNIKTTILELHSFIILWITQALSSLGSAMTNFAVVIWSYQQQGSALTTALLAICSYAPYVLLSIFAGALSDRWNKKITMLVSDSFAALCSILLLILLMTDNLQIWHLYLINTLNGLMNTVQQPASDVAVSLLTPKKHYQKVSGMRSFSNSLVTILTPVAATALLSFTSIKVVILADLITFSLAFVSLLFFIKIPKVKKHSIIKKETVWQSAKSGLYYLKNNRGILNLILFLAVINFTASIFNAALPAMILSRANGGEMALGIVNACTGIATMSGSILVTVLPSPKSRVRVICNSLLFSMSTENFILAFGNSTLIWSIGAFLGWIFIPFMSANMDVLFRMKIPIEMQGRVYSARNTLQFFTIPLGYLCGGFLVDYVFEPFMSAQAEGNLWVSLFGAEKGSGAAMLFFIIGVFGMLSCLPFRADKHIWSLEKN
- a CDS encoding GNAT family N-acetyltransferase; its protein translation is MTRIKHLENKGFFIFDDDEKETLAELTYKKNGDILIFDHTYVSDKLRNQGIAGKLLNTAVIYARENKFKIKPVCSYVVKKFESPEFDDVNIDK
- a CDS encoding endonuclease/exonuclease/phosphatase family protein, translating into MKKLFISLILILSCFIYGEEKVLYNKVITNSNPKIRVATYNIAAGANNFKVDLKLTAETIKKINPDIIAIQEVDRNTERSGRTDQIKVLSELTGYNYVYGKTIDFQGGEYGIAVLSKHPIVSNEIIKLPYTNTDTKKEEEPRIALVTKVDVPGFEVPVTFINTHLDWHEDPNIRLQQVRTINEVTLDMRGIKILAGDFNDTLNSVIGREMERYWTTVFDGKTDHRTWPAVNPEVAIDQIFLNNAQVWKVEKVYVPNTGTEKDTDWKTVSDHIPVIVDLKLLEQ
- the coaE gene encoding dephospho-CoA kinase (Dephospho-CoA kinase (CoaE) performs the final step in coenzyme A biosynthesis.), which codes for MVLGITGGIATGKTAVSNILQEMGFDIIDMDIISREVIKLPEIIEMLTKEFGTDILNNGGIDRKKLRNAVFDSREKVDRLDSIMHPAIIKISKEKIKELKDMKKKLIVVVIPLLFEVNLEYLADKILLVAASREKQTERIIKRDNTNRTDAENIINSQMSLDEKRKKSDYIIENNGNLSELRRKVLEFLNNLNYTGENI
- a CDS encoding BglG family transcription antiterminator produces the protein MYINNRLLEIVDFLKENKDTTIRETAEHLNILEQAVRYEINKLDFILELNNMPLLVKNKNGGLGIEDSLDLERLRGILDGMNKDSKEERQSFLKAKLFFEKKINITKLSKSLGVSRTTVKSDILEFAREMEKYDLQLENNQLHGDEGKIRNLIFREFFREISELYYQDFSNDKKIPAENIFFEYLTEADIKAVKKFIREISRDLKNKDNNFYEYFFSYMVISYLRIKQKKTITNVENKKFLQSIEEYKMISKDIGPLEESLGVKYGKNEKMILADYMLGFHSYAYNTLIFDKWLEIELLVKELIKNVSSRTNTDILSDDELLEGLLNHIKPAIYRMKNSIFTEEDIYFDEVKEYKELLEIVGESLKPLAELIGSGFSNSEKALFTLHFLASIERNTKKTVKNILLICSGGYGTSRLVADRMEKEYEVKVIDVISYFELFDTNIENVDIIISTIKTKERDFNGIPVVTVSPFFTMNDQKILSSYNLVKRQVNETEIIEILDIINKNIDNEIKLKNELSKVVFLDKKKNEDRGLQDFITKEEVSILDSVKDWQESIKTAGNLLLKNKKITEKYIDEIIHITETFGAHFVFQNEVAIPHGDASKNVNISSVSILKLRKAVLFPGEKKVSLIFFISAKRKKDHVKSIEDIIKLMKNTEFIEKTNTVKNTEEFLELIKLYLMP